The following is a genomic window from Deinococcus sp. LM3.
CCACCAGGATCCGGGGTTCATCGACCTGATGGTGAACAAGGCCCCCGCCGTGGTGCGCGTGTACCTGCCGCCCGACGCGAACACGCTGCTGTCGGTCGCCGACCACTGCCTGCGCAGCCGCGACTACGTGAACGTGATCGTGGCCGGCAAGCAGCCGGAGGCGCAGTGGCTGACCATGCCGGAGGCTGCGGCGCACTGCGCGGCCGGCCTGGGCATCTGGGCGTGGGCGGGCAGCGATCACGGCGAGACGCCGGACGTCGTCATGGCCTGCGCGGGCGACGTGCCCACCCTGGAGACCCTGGCGGCCGTGAGTCTGCTGCACGGCTTCTTCCCCGACCTGAAGATCCGGGTGGTGAACGTCGTCGACCTGATGACCCTGCAACCCCCGAGCGAGCACCCGCACGGCCTGACGGACGCCGCCTTCGACGGGATCTTCACGGCCGACACGCCCATCATCTTCGCGTACCACGGCTACCCGTGGCTGATTCACCGCCTCACGTACCGCCGCGCCGGGCACGCCCACCTGCACGTGCGCGGCTTCAAGGAGCAGGGCACGACCACCACGCCCTTCGACATGACGGTCCTCAACGAGATCGACCGTTTCCATCTGGCGCTGGACGTGATCGCGCGCCTACCCCGGCTGGCCGAGGCGGGCGCGGCCGCCACGCGCTTCCTGCTGGAAAGGCTCGCCGCCCACCACGCCCACGTGCGCGCCACCGGGGACGACCTGCCCGAAGTCAGGAACTGGCGCTGGCAGGAAGGTGCCGGGCGCATACGCACCAGCTGACCAGTTTTGACGGATGCCAGGCCTGACCGCCGCCTCAACTGCCCGCGCAGCGCGGTGCCCAGGCAGGACATTTCCTGATCAGGGGCGGCCGGTGAGCTGATGTGCGCGCCGGACTTTTTCCAGTTCCTGCTGCCAGGTGGGGGGCAGGGCGGCCGGGGCGGGCGCGGGAAGGTACGCGTCGCTGACGGGGCGGTGGGCGTGGCTCCAGTCGCTGATGGCCATCAGGACCGGCAGCAGTGCGACGCCCTTTTCCGTGAGGCTGTAGATGACTTTCTGCTGGTGGGTGGGGTCGGCGGTTTTGGTGATGATGCCCTCGCCGAGCAGGGTCTTGAGGCGGTCGGCGAGGATGTTCGAGGAGATGTGCTCGTCGGAGGCGAGCATCTCGCGGT
Proteins encoded in this region:
- a CDS encoding helix-turn-helix domain-containing protein, whose product is MQAVKPAAPPPPTGTPRSGCPVSLGLDIFGDRWTLLIVRDLMFSGKRHYREMLASDEHISSNILADRLKTLLGEGIITKTADPTHQQKVIYSLTEKGVALLPVLMAISDWSHAHRPVSDAYLPAPAPAALPPTWQQELEKVRRAHQLTGRP